A region of the Vidua chalybeata isolate OUT-0048 chromosome 7, bVidCha1 merged haplotype, whole genome shotgun sequence genome:
GGggctcagagctgcctggagctAGCACACAGGAGAGCTCTGCTTCCGAGTGcctgctgtgccctgtctgCCAGGAGGCGTTTTTGCAGCCTGGCCAACTCAAGGAGCACTTCAAGACCCACCGTGCCCCGTCGggagccctgccctgtcccGAGAGGGGCTGCCACTTCACCACAGAGGACCGCAAGCAACTGCGCAGTCACTTGCGCCACCTGCATGGGGCCTCCCCCGTGTCCTGCGCCTGCCGGGCCTGCCCACTGCTCTTCCCCAGCCGCCAGGCCATGGAACAGCACCACCGGACACACCTCCCCTTCCACTGCGGCCACTGCGACTTCATCACAGCCAACGCCAAGCTCTtctggcagcacaggaggggtCACACCACAGAGTCCCCTTCTGAGATGCCCACAACAGGCGACCCCCACAGCCTTGACCAGTGCTGCATCCTGCAATCAGGTATGGCTGTGTGAGGGGTTGGgacctgtgggtgctgcagaggctggctgtgtctgtgcaTCCCAGTTACAACTGGAGGAGTGGGAGGTGAAGCTGGAGGGCAGGGAACCCTGCATTTGTGCCTCCTTGCAGCACAGTTTGTGCCCTCCATCTCAGCcaggtgtttttttctgcatgtgtgTGGCTGTGTGAGAGTGGTTTCCTCTTGTATGGAACATGATGATCTCTTGTCTTTCCCCACTGGAGCAGCATcagaagggcaggaggagccaggTGATTGCCACCCTGGCTGGAAAGCCAGCACAGCAAAAACCAGGCCAGCAAAGCCTGCGGGTACTGGGAACAGCTCCTTGAAGGGCCAGAAAGcatcagctggagaagaggactCGGACAGCAGTGGGGATGAGTCACCAGAGGAGGATGGCGAGAGCCCCTGCGAAGCCGAGGCCAAAGAGGATGGGAAGGCAGCTCCCAAAAAAGTTGGAGTGCCACAGGCACAGCACTTCAAAGGTAGGATGCAGGGCCTtaccaggagctgctcaggctTTGTGAACAAGGACTACATcctcagggctggcagggaaatGTGGCCCAGGTTGGTGGGTGACCTCACATCTCCTGCATGTACCAGTGCACTTGTTCCCCCAGCCTCTGCCCAAGCAAATATGTATCTTCTTTTCCTGTTACACATGCTGCCAGGTTTAGGCAAAGGTCTGCCTGGCTTTGGGGACTGGGGCCACGTGGGCAGGCCTGATGTAGGCTGTGCTTTGCCAGTGTTGAGTTGGAAAGAACTCACCTGAAGTGTGCTGGTGGCTTGGGGTGGGGACAGTCTCTCTGAGTAGGTGCTGGCTGTGTGACTGCCCATGTGTATAAATCCTCATTCTGGCACAACTGGATCAGGGACAGAACATCTGCCTGTGTTCTCCATCTTTTCCCTATTAACTGctctcccttctttttcccccagggGATGTTGCAGAAGGCTCTGAGTACCTCTACAAAACCCACATGTGCCCCGAATGCAAGCGGTGCTTCAAAAAGCGGACCCACCTGGTAGAGCACCTCCACCTGCACTTCCCTGACCCCAGCCTGCAGTGTCCCAACTGCCACAAGTACTTCACCAGCAAAAGCAAGCTGAAAATCCACATGATGCGGGAGACAGGCGAGAAGGCTCATCGCTGCCCACTCTGCCACTACAGCTCAGTGGAGAAGAATGCTCTCAACCGCCACATGGCCAGCATGCACGAGGACATCTCCAATTTCTACTCTGATGTTTACTCCTGCCCTGTCTGTGAGGAGAAGTTTCGGCTCAGCCAGGCCCTCAAGGAGCACTTGAAGACTCACAAAGCTGAGCCCAAGAGGCTGAGCTGCTTCCACGGGAACTGCAACTACTGTGCAGAGGACCGTAAGGAGTTTGTCCGTCACCTCAAGGATGCTCATGGCATCAAGGCAGTGGAGTGCAAGTACCATGCCTGCTCGCTGCTCTTCGGCACGGCTGAGGCCATGGAGGCTCACCGGAAAACCCACTATGCCTTCCACTGCCAGCAGTGTGACTTCATCTGCTCCAACAAGCACGTTTTCCGCAAGCACAAGAAGCAGGGCCACCCGGGCAGCGAGCAGCTCCAGTGCAGTTTCTGCCCCTATGCCACTTTCAACCCTGTGGAGTTTCATGACCATGTGGGCAAGATGCACGCCAATGAGAAGATCCACAAGTGCACTGAGTGTGCCTTCGCCACAGCGCACAAGCGGGTGCTCATCCGGCACATGCTGTTGCACACTGGTGGGTGTCCCCTGTAGGGGTCTCAAAAGcccctggggatggggaaggtgTCTTGTCCTGCCtctgggtgggcagggagggctgggtcAGGGTTCCTGGGTCCCACCACCAGCTTTGCCAGCCCAGGATCACTTGGCTGAAGTTGTTGCATTCTCCCTGCTGAGCTGGTTTCCCTACCATGTTGCTTTATCTGGTTGTCATGCTGAAGGCATTTGTGTGTTGCATGTAGGAGAGAAACCTCACAAGTGTGAGCTCTGCGACTTCACGTGCCGGGATGTGAGCTACCTGTCCAAGCACATGCTGACCCATTCCAACGACAAGAACTTCATGTGCACTGAGTGTGGGTACATCACCAAGTGGAAGCATTACCTGAACGTCCACATGCGCAAGCACACCGGAGATCTCCGGTAAGACTCCCTGCTCCACTGGCTTGGCAGCGTAGTCAGGgctccccaaatcctgctccaggGGTCTGCTTCTGGCTGCACTGTGTGCCAGACTTTCTcatgcctgccctgccctttcTGGTACATAAGAAATTTGGTTTTTGAACTTACAGAACGGTGCTGTGGAGGCAAAGCTATTTTTGGTGTCGCTATGCCACCAAGGAGGTGTATTACCTCAGAGGTGCAACTATGAGCTTGGGTTCATTGCTCTGCTGATGTTTATGGGTCAAGGCCTGTTCAGGACTGCCAAATTATCACCTCCTTTGGGTCTAGCctgcctccagggatgctggaagTGCTGTTGGTGTGCACATGTGAGAGTGTGTGTGTCTGACACGGTCACTGTATGGAATACTCAGGGAATCTATCTCCAGTCCTCAGGCAGGGGGTGTAAAgcaccagcagtgccaagggctgcagcagggagaaatTGCCTGTGGTTAGAGCTGTCTGGATGGCAAAGGTCAGATGTGGCAAACTGAACAGTACCCCCTTCCTGTTTGTCTGGGATGGAGAAGGAGAGCTCAGTGTGCCTGATGAAGCTCCACCTGCCCCAATTCCTCATGCTGTCTGACCGATTCTGCTTGTCCCTGCAGGTACCAGTGTAACCAGTGCTCGTACCGGTGTCACCGTGCTGACCAGCTGAGCAGCCACAAGCTGCGGCACCAGGGTAAAAGCCTGATCTGCGAGGTGTGCGGCTTCGCCTGCAAGCGCAAGTACGAGCTGCAGAAGCACATGCAGGCGAAGCATTCGCAGAACTACCAGGTACCTATCTTCCAGTGCCAGTATTGCACCTACCAGACCAAGTACAAGCAGGCACTGCTGAACCATGAGAACTGCAAGCACACCAAGCAGAAGGAGTTTCGCTGTGCCCTCTGTTCATACTGTACTTTCAGTAACACCAGCCTCTTCTTCCATAAGCGCAAGATTCATGGCTACGTTCCTGGTGACAAGGACTGGCTGGAAAATTACGCCAGCAAGGAGCTGGAGATCAGCTCATCTGAGGCACTCTTTGGCTATGAGGTTGGTGCAGCCCTGCATGTGGATGCCAGTTGCCCCCTCACTGGCAAGGAGCAGTGGATGAAGGAGAAGCCATCCCAGGTGGAGTCACAGGGAGAAGAAAGTTACCAGCAAGTGTTCATGGTGCCCCTCCTTGAGCAGGATGCCACTCcaccagagagcagcagtgaggcAGAGAGAggtgagggagagcagagctgtcctACTGCTGGCAATGCCCTGGAAGATGATTGCATGCAAGGAAATGTTGCCACAGGCTCTACTGAGCTCACTGTTTCTGAAGATGTGGCAGAGAGCTGCACCTTGCACTTAGAGGCACTGAATGTCTCGTCTGACCCTCTCCTGGAGAACTTGACTGGACAAGCCTGTGTGACCCAGCCAGAGCGTGTGGAAATGCTATCCTGCAAGGAGCCTCCTGGAGCCTATGAGATGCTGGGCTCCCAGGATGGCCTTGGCTTGGAGGACAGTGGCAATACACTTGAAGATGTCCCAGACTTTGAGGAAGAGGTAGATGTACAGGAAGACAAGGTGGTGAAGGGCAGTGTAGTGGCAGGAGACAACCGGGGAAAAGACACCCTAAAGGAGGATATGGGCCACCTTGAGGGGTCATGCTCAGACCACCACAAGGTCATGGCACACACTGAGGGGAGAGAGACCAGCCAAGCCAAGCTGCCAGAGGCCTGGCTCAGCATGCTGAAGGCACCTGAACAGGGCCACCTGCCTGTCCCAGAGGATGTGCCCACCTCTGGTGACAATGCCAGGGGCAGCTCAGAGTCAGTGCTGAAGGCTCTGCGGAAGCAGGACAAAGAGCAGGCAGAGACACTGGTGCTGGAGGGCAGGGTGCAGATGCTGGTGGTGCAGTCAGAGAGCCAGGTCTTTAAGTGTGAGAAGTGTTCGTACATCACGCGGAAGGAGAAATCCATGTCCCTGCACTCCAAAGCCAGCTGCCAGAGCCGACGGGCCTCGCTTGTGTGCCGTGAGTGTGGCGCCAGCTTTAAGCAGCAGAGGGGACTCAACACCCACCTCCTAAAGAAGTGCCCTGTTCTCCTGAAGAACAACAAGATCCTCAAACCAACTAATCAGGAGGCACCTGGACTGTGCCAACCTGCTGACCAGCCTGGTGATAATGGTACAGAAACAGCAGAGAGTGAGAAGGGAGGCTCAGAGGAGTCTGGGCATGCTGAGAGCCCTTGGGAAGCTGAACTGTTACCTGATAAAACACAAGCAGCAGGCATTCCTTTGACTGGGGCACAGACATCAGGCTGTCATGCCTCTGAGAAATCCCTGCTGGGTGATAGCACAGAGGTGGCAGAAGAGCCTCCCCAGCAAGGAGGTGGGACTGAACCAGGTGGAGCTGCTAGTGCCTCCCAGCCTGGGAAACCCTCAGAGAAATACCGACTGGAGGGAGGGAAGCTGCACTGCAATGCATGCTCTTTTGTGTGCTCCCGTGTCACCACCATCACCTCCCACGTGGAGGATGGCTGCCGGAACCTGGAGCAGTTCTGGTGCTCCCACTGCCCTGAAACCTTCCGCTCCCGGCGGGCCCTCAAGAGCCATTGTGCTGAAAAGCACATCGTGCATACCGAGGATGAACCCCAAAGGACCGAACTCCCTGAGGGGGACCCACTCAGTCTTGAGAAAGACCAGACCAATGAGCTCCCTCTGGATGCAGCCCCACCAAAAGCCACCCTGCCCAAGAGGAAGCGTTTCTCCTGCCCCACCTGCCCCTTCACCTGCCACCAGGAACGGGCCATGAAGACTCACAAGAAGAGGGGCTGCGTTACCCTGGGTGAGTTTCgctgcacctcctgccccttcACCTCCAAGGTGGCCAAAGCCCTGCGGCTGCACCGCAGGCTGCACCGCAAGCATTACAGCAAGCGGCCACAGCTGCAGTGCCGCCAGTGTGAGTTCACCTGCAAGCAGACCCGGTGCCTGCGGCAGCACATCCGCATCAAGCACGAGGGGGTGAAGCCACACAAGTGCCGCTACTGCGAGTTCAGCACCACGCGACGCTACCGCCTGGAGGCCCACCAGTCCCTGCACACCGGCGTGGGGCGCATCGCCTGCGGCATCTGCAGCCAGACCTTCGGCACCAACTCCAAGCTGCGCATCCACCGCCTGCGCGTGCATGAGAAGACACCCACCCATTTCTGCCCGCTCTGCGACTACAGTAGCTACCTGCAGAACGACATCACCCGCCACGTCAACAGCTGCCACCACGGTGAGCTCAACTTTGGCTGCTCCCGCTGTGAGGCTCGCTTCAGTTCTGAGACAGCCCTCAAGCAGCATGTCCTGCGACGGCACGAGGAGAAGGTTTCCTACAGCTGCCCACGCTGTGACTTCATGTGTCACAGTGAGGCCACGCTCAAGTGCCACGTGCAGAAGCAGCACCCACACCTGGAGTGCAGCACCTGCAAGGAGACCTTTGCCACCCGGGAGGCACTGGAGGAGCACAAGACGCAGCATTTCAGCCACCGCTGTGAGCTGTGCAGCTTTGCAGCCAAGGAGCGGCAGCAGCTGGTGCAGCATTACATGGAGAGCCATGAGCCGGCTGCCCCCCAGGACAAACCCCTGCACTGCCCTTTCTGTGACTTTGCCTGCCAGCACCAGCTTGTGTTTGACCAGCACATGAAGGGCCATGGGGGCACCCGCATGTACAAGTGCTCGGACTGTGAGTACACCACCAAGAACAGGCAAAAGATCACATGGCACATCCGCATCCACACCGGTGAGAAACCCTACAAGTGCCACCTCTGTAAATATGCCTGCGCTGACCCCTCACGTCTTAAGGTAAGAGCTCTTCTTGGGAATGTATCCTACTCCATCTACATTGCTTGAGGGGCATCCAGCCACAGGGATACGGGGAAGAAATTCCTAAGGGGAGGTTTCATCCTCAGTGTTCAGTGGCTCATACTGAACAGAAATAGGAGTCAAGCAGATAAAAGTCATGTCAATACAATacatttcttctctgctgttgcAGTTTAAAGGCAAGGGAGACTTTTAACAAAGCAAGAAGGTGGCAGCCGTCTTAAGTTCACTTCTTTTCTTGCCGACATCTCTGGCTTTCTCTGGGTGCAGCGTTGCACCATTCAAAGCCAAGTTTGGCTGCTTGCTGGCTTCAGCATACTCTGTGGTGCCAGTTAGACAGGGTGCAGGGAAACCTCTAGCTTTCTTGGAAGCAGAGTGTGACCCTGCCCTCATTGCTGTAGGTGATTAGCATCCTGATGCATGGTAAAGGGCTTTTCCTAGAACAGGAAATGTGTGGGTGATGGAGGCATAGGGTAATGGAGGGAGAAATAGTCTGGTTTTGCTAAAAGAAGTATTGACTTTTTTAAtggccaggctgagctggagcctCCTGGGGCCCgctgggacaggctgtgcaATGTGCTCAGCTCTGTTGGACTGGGTTTTTAATTTGACTCTGCCTTACATATCAAACTGGGGAGCAAAGCCTATGCCAtccacaggctgggacagagcacCTCAGCAGTAGAGGAATCTCATCCTGACCCTGGTGTGGATCCCCCTCGCTCATAGCCTGCCAAGAAAGCACACAGCCCTCCTTGTCCCATGCAGCTGGAGATGTCAGAACTGTCTTTGAGCCTCTCACTGCCACCCCAAAGCCCTGCacatccccagggctggggacatgATCTCATCCTGACCCTATCCTCCTGCCCAGTATCACATGCGGATTCacaaggaggagaggaaatacCTCTGCCCTGACTGCGGCTACAAATGCAAGTGGGTGAACCAGCTCAAGTACCACATGACAAAGCACACAGGTGAGTGCTGCCCACTGAGGACAAGCTGTTGAGCACTGGGGAGGGTGTTGGGGCTGCTCcatgcttctttttctgccagTGGCCCAGCTGGAGACAGAGGAGGACATTTAGGGGGCAGAACATTATCCTCTGCTAATGGGGTGGGGGCAGTGCTCTCAGGTAGGAGGGAAGTGTGGGTGGCACAGACCACCCACACAAGGCACTATTTGGTGCCTTGGAAATGGGGATCTTGCTGTGCCTGTTAACAAAATGGGATGTAGGGGGAAGTCCCTGGGGACTTATGCTCTGTTACAGGGATGGTGAGACCCGTGGACTGGAGAGCACGGTgcccccatcccagtgccatccccTTCCCTGTTGCCCAGGCCTGAAGCCATACCGCTGTGACGAGTGCGAGTACTGCACCAACCGCGCGGACGCTCTGCGGGTGCACAAGGAGACACGGCACCAGGAGGCCCGTTCCTTCATCTGTGAGCAGTGTGGCAAGGCCTTCAAGACGCGCTTTCTCCTCAAGACTCACCTGAAGAAGCACAGCGAGGAGAAGCCCTATGTGTGCAATGCCTGTGGCCGGGCTTTCCGCTGGGCAGCTGGCCTGCGCCACCACTACCTGACGCACACCAACGAGCACCCCTTCTTCTGCCGCTACTGCCCCTACAAGGCCAAGCAGAAGTTCCAGGTTATCAAACACATCCAGCGGCATCAccctgagcacagggctgtTGACCCTAGCCAGGGTGTGGGAAAGGACCCCAGCACACACACTGTCCACCTTCACAGCGTGCAGAGGGAGAGCCAGGCCAAGGAGGCCCCCaggatggaggaggaaggagagcgccctgcagagaaggatgGCACACCACAGTGAGGCTGAATCCCAACTCCTTTAAGGCACTGGTGGTGGCACTGACCTGCTGCAgaaatgtatgtgtgtgtatatacagGCATATATGTATATGGGTTGTAAAATACACAACTGTATAAAAGGAATTGCTCAGTTCCTTTTAATACCATTTCTTTGTGCTGCTTGGAATCCCTGTGTGAACAGTGGGCCAGGTACCCACAGGGAAGAAGCACAAACCCAAGCTCAGCTCCTCATCTCTCCCCAGCACTACTGCACCCAGACACGAACCTGTTTGTCACTGAACAATTTATTAAGTTGCTTACAGAGAAAAGATGGCTTAAGGGTTAATTTGGGGCTGTAGGGGCCAAGGGATGTGATGGGGTTCTGCAGGGTTAGGGGGCAGTGAGAACCAACTccactcccagctctgcctaGCCCTGGGgtttgctcagctccagccttgcTCCCCTGACTGGGAGGGgaccagcccctgcagcagagctgggccacACACcatctctcctcctccccacagtCAAGCTCTGACCGTGGACCAGGGCAGGGTGCCTGTGGAGGGTGCAGGGAGCTGCACTGGCATAGACCCCACACTCATGCATGGGCAGCAGCATCCTGAACCTGGAAAGGGGAGGTCAGTGCTTTTTCCCAGCCCTCGGAGGCTACTGCAAAGGGAATCACAGCAGCAACAATGACACAGGGATGACAGAAACAGTTCAACAAGACGGCAAGGTGGATGGCTCTGTGGCCCCAGCTACTTGGAGCTGGCTCTATGGCTTCCATCTGGGTGCTGCTCACCCCACGAGCTCAGTCCTGCTCAGGGCCAGGTGGCTCAGTGATGCGGATGTGGACAAAGAGCGAAGAGGGTGGGATGCTGGTGCCATCCTTTGAAAGGAGATGGATGTGCCGATATCCTGCAGGAAGGACAGCAAGGCTCTGGTTAATTGGAATCCAACTCTCCTCTCTAGTACCCAGCTGAGCCCCAGATATGcttgcagggctgctctgggtgccCAAAACcactgggcagcagccactCACCAGGTTTGATGTTGGCAAATGCTAGGGTGAACTGACCCACAAAGTCATTCCTGGAAGTCTTGTCATAATCCTCCACCACAAAGCGAATGAGGGCCAGCTCGGGCACGTGGAGCTGAAACTGCAGTGTCTCATCCCAGTGGGGGTTAAACCCTGGGAAGAGAGAGCAGGTGCTGAGAGAGTGAAGGACAGCAGGGACTgtgcctgggcacagcaggggcCATGGTACCGCTGTGGGTCTCACCATTGTTCTCGATGTACTTGGTCTCCTGGTGCGCCTGATCCGCGGGGACCCCATAGATCTCCACACGCACCAGTGGGTCAATGATGGCTCCCTCCTTGCTGTTGGCCACTTTGGGCAGCTGCTGTCCGCTGATTACCTGCAGGGCCAAATCTGTCTTTTGTGAGGCTACTTGGCTCCAGCACACTGCCCAACAGTGTCCCCATCTGACTGGGaccagcagagccccaggacAGTGTCACAGCTTCCCCAGGGTCTCTCCACAACCCTATACCTGGATTGTCAGGGTGATGGGGCCGGGGCCTTCCCGGCTACTGGGGTCACTGGGGTTGAAGAGAGTGTCCTTGTCCCTCATGAAGGGTGGTTTGAGCACGTAGCCACAGCAGCCGTTCTGGCTGAAGAGCCCGTCACACAAATCCATCTCCATGCCGGCTGTCTGGAAGTTCAAGGCCACTGGAGGGAGGTGGCAGGGAAAAGGGTTCAGAACAGCTTGGAGATACCACACTCTGCTTTGAGCTGAAAACCAGCCTGTCCCCATAGCCAGAGAGATGTGGAGCTGCATAGGGGAATAAGGTGATAATGCTTGAACACCCCCAGGGCAATGCAAGAGCCAGCAACCTGACCTGGCTCCAGATGGGGTTGTAGCTGGCACTAATACAGGTGTTGAGGGTGGCATTTAGCACAGGACTTGGGGcatctccccagccctgctgcaccccGGCCGTACCGATCTGGCACCCCACGTTCCACATCTCCTGGGGACTGTAGTTGGAGGAGTCAGTCCTCATCCCACTGGGGTAGATGCGTGTCAGCTGCCAGGCATTGTGGCGAACAAACTCATTTCCTAGGGATAGAGCAGGAGGCCCACACTTATGGGGTCATTCTCTGGCCTGTACGGTCACCCACATGTACTGCCAATCCATCCATcctatctatctatctatctatctatctatctatctatctatctatctatctaatcTATCTATCTAACCAACCACCAATTCtcatccctctccctgctcaggcatCCAGATGTCCTGCCTTGTTTTCTAAGCCAATAACCTAATGACCTACCAGAGCCAAACCCTAAGTACAGCCCCACTGGACCCTGTTTCTCCCAGACAGGGAGGGAACCCCAGTGTCTGGAGGCTTTGGCTCCCCATGAGGAAGCCCCCTCTACTCTGTCCCAGTCACCCGGTGCCACTGCCCCCCTCATCTCACCTTCATCCCGGATGAGCTTCCTGGCCTTGGCTTCAGAGAGGGAGGAGATCTCAGAGGGCCGGGAATGGCTGCGGGCCTCCTGGAAGCCCCGGAAGGGCACATTCTTGCAGTAGATGACACAGTCGGATAATGCTTGTGCCAAGGTCTCCTTGTCCTTCTACAAGGCAGAGCCATGTTGGGTCCCTCCTAATGGGAGCACCATCCACCAGCACTCACCCAGGCCAGAGGCTGTAGAGCCAGGGCAGGTAAGAGCAGCCAGGGGTGTGCTGGTGGGTGGCAGCATCCCTACTATGAGCAGTCTTCCTGCCAGGAATAGAGCAAGCAGGGGACCTCCAATATGTTGCCACCACAACAAAGAGAAGGCTGACATGGCCAGGGGCAGAAAAGGCTGTCCTCCCTGCCTGGTGATGTCTTTGCAGTCTCTGTCTCTCCTCTATGCAGTAAGATGTCACCACAGCTCATAGCTGTGTCCAGGGAGgggctcagctctcccagctggtCCCCAGCCTGGTTCCACTTACCTTTGCCCTCCgcctctcctcctctgcctctaCCCCATTGTCATCGTCAGACACATCAGGCGCCTCATCCCCTGGCCCATCCAGGGTGTCCTCCAGCCGCCCAATCTTCTTGCCCTTCAGCAAGATCTTGTGCTTCAGCTCCTGTGGGGTTGAGGATAGAGAAGCACCTTGAGCTACCCAGTGCCTCCATGGGCCTTGTGCCCTGGGATCCTGCATTGCTGGAGGCCAGCACAACCAGCTCCCATCAGCACTCAGAAGGGGATGGGGTAGGAGGGTTTTGTCTGATTCTGCAGGACATGGGGAGAcaaccctggggacagcctTGGCACTTCTGTGAACATGGGGACACAGTACCCACTCCCAGTGTCCTCAAATGCTCCAGTGGAGCAGGACAATGCTGGAACAGGTTGGCCCATTCTCTGAACAGCAGATCCACTCTCAGGCAGGACAGAGGTGTCCTCCTACACAGCTGTGCTCTGTCCATACCTCTGGGGATGGGAGCTGTGTGGGGACATGCCCATCGATGGTAGTGGTGAGGAGCTGTTCCCCCAGGATGTCCTTGAGCTGCTGAGTCAGgacctcctgctgctccatgcTGCAGTGGTTCTCTAGGGACAGGATCACCGGGTAGTCCGAGGTCTGAGGAGCAACATGCACACCTGGAAATAAGCCTTGGTGGGGCTGATGAGCTCTCACAAGGGCTTCATCCAGGCGTGATCAGTGCCAGGATGGAGCCCCTTGTATCTGTCTCCTCTGAGACCTTCATACCCCTCCAATTCCCCAGTATCCCCCACATTCCATCTCACCTCTGCACCCCCAACAGTCCATGTCTGCATgagcccccagctcctggcacagcacagtgcAGGCTTTAGGTCAGACCCCCCAGTGCTATCTCCCAGAAAGTGACACAGCCACCCTCCTCCCCGCAGTGTGACCAGTCCTGCTGCATCACCAGGTGTGTAAGCCTCAGTACCACTCCCCCTCCAGGGACCCACCACTGCCATGTATCCTCACCCACCAAGGACCACCCACAACCACCAGCACCTGGGGAAGGGTGCTTTACCTTGAAGGCGTACTTCCCCAGGGTGCTCACCACCTCCCGGAAGGGGATCTTGGAGGTGAAGGTGTGGCCATGGTACACCATGGGCTCCCCGTTTGGCCCGTCCCAGCAATCCACCTCCAGGCACCGGCAGCCTCGTTTCAGAGCCCTGGGAGTGGGTTGTCACCCCTGGAACCCTGCACTCATCCAGgcaccagctccctgccctcccctctgCCCGTGAGTGTCACCCCTGAGGGACCAGGGGACACCCACCAAGGGTGGGGATGTTACTGCATGCAGGGCATGGCCAGAGGAGTGCTGGACTGCAGAGGAGCAAAGGAGCTTCTGGGGTTTACCCTATGGAGCTGCTCAGGACATGGCACTGGAGTGGGAGGGTGTTGGAGggcagctggaagggagcagTCCCTTTACCTGATGTAGCCCTCAATACTGCTGTGGCCCCGGAGCTGATCCTCTATCAGGTAGGTGTtgtgggaggaggagatgaAGTAGTGGCAGAGTGGCTGGCTCATGTCCTGCCACAGCCCCCGATGCTGGGGGTTGAAGATGGAGCCCTCCAGGGAGCAGAGGTACATGAGGAACCCATCAGCACTCAGCACATGGCGGGCCcgggctgcaggcacagggggaGGTTCAGCAACAGTCAGGGACATGGAAGAGACAGAACAGGGGCAAACAGGGCTGCTGGAGGCTCCCAGAGTCTCTAAACTGATgaccacagctgctgccagagtcTGGGGAACAGAAAGATGCAGCAGGGCAGTAACTTTGGAAAGGTGGGCAGTGGATCCCAAAGATGGTGCTTGCACACCATGGGTGGTCAACCTTCTACACCAAAATG
Encoded here:
- the PLCD4 gene encoding LOW QUALITY PROTEIN: 1-phosphatidylinositol 4,5-bisphosphate phosphodiesterase delta-4 (The sequence of the model RefSeq protein was modified relative to this genomic sequence to represent the inferred CDS: substituted 1 base at 1 genomic stop codon), with the protein product MAIGIWAWKHQGRMGRVDGELPCAPLVVKGVCFWFVPPPSRIEGPRVTLEVRGSKVPGCSVWIPPPSVMQPMLPPGIQLTDTLEQMQQGTLMRKVKSKSWKKQRYFKLQEDCMTIWYQSKRTGKTESAFSISDVETVREGHQSEVLQSVAEEFPPERCFTIVFYGRRGNLDLVAGSAEEAQCWVQGLRQLIEVATTMDQREKIDQWIRDWFQKADKNKDGRMNFKEVQRLLKMMNVDMNEDHALRLFQDADKSESGTLEGEEFVLFYKALTQREEVLSLFQEYSEDGKKLTLLELVDFLREEQLENEGTEELAMELIDKYEPSETARARHVLSADGFLMYLCSLEGSIFNPQHRGLWQDMSQPLCHYFISSSHNTYLIEDQLRGHSSIEGYIRALKRGCRCLEVDCWDGPNGEPMVYHGHTFTSKIPFREVVSTLGKYAFKTSDYPVILSLENHCSMEQQEVLTQQLKDILGEQLLTTTIDGHVPTQLPSPEELKHKILLKGKKIGRLEDTLDGPGDEAPDVSDDDNGVEAEEERRRAKVRGTQHGSALXKDKETLAQALSDCVIYCKNVPFRGFQEARSHSRPSEISSLSEAKARKLIRDEGNEFVRHNAWQLTRIYPSGMRTDSSNYSPQEMWNVGCQIVALNFQTAGMEMDLCDGLFSQNGCCGYVLKPPFMRDKDTLFNPSDPSSREGPGPITLTIQVISGQQLPKVANSKEGAIIDPLVRVEIYGVPADQAHQETKYIENNGFNPHWDETLQFQLHVPELALIRFVVEDYDKTSRNDFVGQFTLAFANIKPGYRHIHLLSKDGTSIPPSSLFVHIRITEPPGPEQD